Proteins from one Listeria innocua genomic window:
- a CDS encoding L-threonylcarbamoyladenylate synthase translates to MQTIHWKINKQQSNNLIYQKAAELLQNGECVAFPTETVYGLGADATNQAAIQKIYAAKGRPSDNPLIVHIAKREQMDQFIASYPPKALQLMEAFWPGPLTVILPLKKDSLAANVSAGLSTVGVRMPEHPVSLELIATANIPIAAPSANRSGKPSPTTAEHVIEDLDGEIAGIIDGGPTGVGLESTVIDCSLDVPIILRPGGITKEQIEQVIGAVDLSTNSTTETEKPKAPGMKYTHYAPKAPVYLVEGSSQFWQSEINKVEIAGKKLGILATKELTSKLATSAVIQSTGSIKAMGEIATSLYKGLRAFDHADVDIIFAEVYPETELGAAIMNRLEKAAGNRRISE, encoded by the coding sequence ATGCAAACCATCCATTGGAAAATAAATAAGCAACAATCAAATAATTTAATCTATCAAAAAGCAGCAGAACTACTTCAAAATGGAGAATGTGTGGCTTTTCCGACCGAAACTGTTTATGGGCTGGGAGCAGACGCGACAAATCAAGCTGCCATTCAAAAAATATACGCAGCAAAAGGGCGTCCGTCAGATAACCCGTTAATCGTCCATATTGCTAAGCGTGAACAAATGGACCAATTTATCGCGAGTTATCCCCCAAAAGCGCTCCAACTAATGGAAGCATTTTGGCCAGGTCCGCTAACGGTTATTCTCCCTTTAAAAAAAGACAGTCTAGCAGCTAACGTTTCTGCTGGCTTATCCACAGTGGGCGTCCGCATGCCGGAACATCCAGTAAGCCTAGAATTAATAGCAACAGCGAATATTCCTATAGCAGCCCCGAGCGCCAATCGTTCCGGAAAACCAAGCCCAACCACAGCCGAACATGTAATAGAAGATTTAGACGGAGAAATTGCCGGTATTATTGACGGCGGTCCTACGGGTGTTGGTTTAGAATCAACTGTGATAGATTGCTCACTTGATGTACCCATTATTTTGCGTCCGGGTGGCATTACTAAAGAACAAATCGAGCAAGTCATCGGTGCAGTTGATTTATCGACCAATAGCACGACAGAAACAGAAAAACCAAAAGCGCCAGGCATGAAATACACTCATTACGCGCCAAAAGCACCAGTTTATCTTGTAGAAGGTTCTAGCCAATTTTGGCAGAGTGAAATTAATAAAGTGGAAATCGCGGGGAAAAAACTGGGTATTTTAGCTACAAAAGAATTGACGAGCAAATTGGCTACAAGTGCGGTCATTCAATCAACCGGCAGCATTAAAGCAATGGGTGAGATAGCTACTAGTCTTTACAAAGGCTTACGGGCTTTTGACCATGCTGATGTTGATATTATTTTTGCCGAAGTCTATCCAGAAACAGAACTCGGAGCAGCGATTATGAACCGATTAGAAAAAGCTGCTGGGAATAGGAGGATTAGCGAATGA
- a CDS encoding glycosyltransferase family 2 protein has product MKLITISVPAYNEQESVVKLYETIVEVMGAIKDKYTFELLFINDGSKDNTLEIVKQLHEKDDRVGFVDLSRNYGKEIAMAAGFDYAKGDAVITMDADLQHPPELITQMVELWELGYEDVYARRNKRHGESWLKKATSKSYYKMLQKVTKTPVLPDTGDFRLLDRRCVDAIKKLRETQRYTKGLYNWIGFKKVEVTFDAAPRHAGETKWNYRSLINLALEGITSYTTWPLRLSTIAGFAISLGTFIYLIYILIKTLIMGSNASGFPTLMITILFLGGIQLTSIGIIGEYLGRIFNEVKKRPLYFVEEYNGEKEDVK; this is encoded by the coding sequence ATGAAACTAATTACAATATCTGTTCCTGCATATAATGAACAAGAATCCGTTGTTAAATTGTATGAAACTATTGTCGAAGTAATGGGAGCTATTAAAGATAAATATACGTTTGAGTTATTATTTATTAATGATGGTAGTAAAGACAATACGCTGGAAATAGTAAAACAGTTACATGAAAAAGATGATCGAGTAGGTTTTGTGGATTTATCGAGAAATTATGGGAAAGAAATAGCAATGGCTGCTGGTTTTGACTATGCCAAAGGTGATGCTGTTATTACTATGGATGCAGACTTACAACATCCACCAGAGTTGATTACACAAATGGTTGAGCTCTGGGAATTAGGTTATGAAGATGTTTATGCAAGACGAAATAAACGTCACGGAGAAAGTTGGTTAAAAAAAGCAACATCAAAATCTTATTATAAGATGTTACAAAAAGTAACTAAAACGCCGGTTCTACCAGATACTGGTGATTTTCGTTTGCTTGATCGACGTTGTGTAGATGCTATAAAAAAATTAAGAGAAACTCAACGTTATACAAAAGGGCTTTACAATTGGATTGGATTTAAGAAAGTAGAAGTGACTTTTGATGCTGCGCCGAGACATGCTGGTGAAACAAAATGGAATTATCGTTCATTGATTAATTTAGCTCTTGAAGGAATCACATCCTATACCACATGGCCTCTAAGATTGTCTACTATTGCCGGTTTTGCAATATCACTTGGAACGTTTATTTATTTGATTTACATCTTAATTAAAACATTAATTATGGGTTCTAACGCTAGTGGATTCCCGACATTAATGATTACAATACTATTTTTAGGTGGAATTCAATTAACAAGTATAGGTATAATTGGAGAATACTTAGGCAGAATTTTTAATGAAGTGAAAAAACGGCCGCTTTATTTTGTAGAAGAATATAACGGAGAGAAAGAAGATGTCAAATGA
- the thrB gene encoding homoserine kinase has translation MRIRVPATTANLGPGFDSCGLALTLYLTLDIGEKADSWYIEHNIGGGIPHDETNVIIETALNLAPNLTPHHLVMTCDIPPARGLGSSSAAVVAGIELANTLAELNLSKEEKVRIAAEIEGHPDNVAPAVLGNWVVGAKLDGEDFYVRHLFPDCALIAFIPKAELLTSESRGVLPGTLPFKEAVKASSIANVMIAAILRNDMTLAGEMMERDLWHEKYRSKLVPHLTQIREVAKNNGAYAACLSGAGPTVLVFAPRDVADTLQTSLQTLEIDADVLLLDVEGSGAEVFR, from the coding sequence ATGCGTATTCGTGTCCCGGCAACAACGGCTAATCTTGGGCCTGGTTTTGATTCGTGTGGTTTAGCATTAACGTTATATCTTACTTTAGACATTGGCGAAAAAGCGGACTCTTGGTATATCGAACATAATATTGGCGGCGGGATTCCGCATGATGAAACCAATGTGATTATCGAAACTGCCTTAAATCTAGCGCCGAATTTAACGCCGCACCATTTAGTGATGACATGTGATATTCCGCCCGCTCGTGGACTTGGTAGTAGTTCGGCAGCAGTTGTTGCGGGAATTGAATTAGCCAATACACTTGCTGAACTTAACCTTTCAAAAGAGGAAAAAGTCCGGATAGCTGCTGAAATAGAAGGTCATCCTGATAATGTAGCGCCAGCTGTTCTTGGAAACTGGGTAGTTGGAGCAAAATTGGACGGAGAAGATTTCTACGTACGTCATTTATTTCCCGATTGTGCTTTAATTGCTTTTATTCCAAAGGCAGAACTGTTAACTTCGGAAAGTCGCGGCGTTCTTCCTGGAACACTTCCTTTCAAAGAAGCGGTCAAAGCAAGTAGTATTGCGAATGTGATGATTGCAGCTATACTACGCAATGATATGACTCTTGCTGGAGAAATGATGGAACGCGATTTATGGCATGAAAAATACCGTAGTAAATTAGTGCCACATTTAACACAAATTCGAGAAGTTGCTAAAAACAATGGTGCTTATGCTGCTTGTTTAAGTGGCGCTGGCCCAACTGTCTTAGTATTTGCTCCGCGAGACGTTGCAGATACACTTCAAACATCTTTACAAACACTTGAAATTGATGCAGACGTTCTTCTTCTTGATGTTGAAGGAAGCGGCGCAGAAGTTTTTCGTTAA
- a CDS encoding low molecular weight protein arginine phosphatase, protein MNILFVCTGNTCRSPLAEKILQNMRPDLEVRSAGTRALDGDTISENSREILLQMNLPGEHAAKKITEADIDWADEVYVMTKNHQAELKSIFPAASNKIQLISEDETDITDPFGGPIEQYEIIYYELKSAISERFQ, encoded by the coding sequence ATGAATATTTTATTTGTCTGTACGGGAAATACTTGCCGAAGTCCATTAGCCGAAAAAATTTTACAAAATATGCGACCTGATTTAGAAGTTCGTTCAGCAGGGACTCGCGCATTAGACGGTGACACTATATCGGAAAACTCCCGCGAGATACTTCTGCAAATGAATTTACCAGGGGAACATGCCGCAAAGAAAATTACAGAAGCCGATATTGACTGGGCTGACGAGGTTTATGTAATGACCAAAAATCACCAAGCTGAGCTAAAAAGTATTTTTCCGGCCGCGAGTAACAAAATCCAATTGATTTCTGAAGATGAAACAGATATTACAGACCCATTCGGAGGACCAATTGAACAATATGAAATTATCTATTACGAACTAAAAAGTGCAATTTCCGAACGTTTTCAATAA
- a CDS encoding homoserine dehydrogenase, protein MEAKLQVGVLGFGTVGSGVIHILEEHQEKISQVTGYHISVKKVLVRDLEKNRRYETKGFELTTNPSDVLDDPEIAVVVEVMGSITTAREYILQALKAGKHVVTANKDLIALHGDELVAVAQANNCDLFYEASVAGGIPILRTIVNSLAADKIQKVMGIVNGTTNFMLTKMTTEKKSYEEVLAEAQALGFAESDPTNDVDGIDAARKMVIMTRLAFGMNVNLDNVETSGIRGISPEDIEVAYQLGYKIKLVGTAEETNGTVNVNVGPVLLPKAHPLAGVNYENNAVFVTGAAVGETMFYGPGAGELPTATSVVSDLITVAKNSRLGTNGNAFNSYKHETKHTPKEQVFSKYYLRLTMDDKTGTFLKLTQIFAEAGVGFDKILQQPYDDFTATVVIVTHSTSQAQLEQAITRVKNEPEMQMLAKYSVVEG, encoded by the coding sequence GTGGAAGCAAAGTTACAAGTAGGTGTGTTAGGATTTGGAACGGTAGGTAGCGGTGTTATTCATATTTTAGAAGAGCATCAAGAAAAAATTAGTCAAGTAACTGGCTATCATATTTCTGTAAAGAAAGTGCTAGTTCGTGACTTAGAGAAAAATCGCCGTTATGAAACAAAAGGTTTTGAACTAACCACCAATCCGTCTGATGTACTGGATGATCCAGAAATTGCTGTTGTTGTCGAGGTTATGGGCAGCATCACAACTGCGCGGGAATACATTTTGCAGGCCTTGAAAGCTGGAAAGCATGTTGTAACTGCGAATAAGGATTTGATTGCGCTACACGGCGACGAATTGGTGGCAGTTGCACAGGCTAATAACTGTGATTTGTTTTATGAAGCAAGTGTTGCAGGTGGAATTCCAATTTTACGTACAATCGTAAATAGCCTTGCAGCTGATAAAATTCAAAAAGTAATGGGAATCGTCAACGGGACGACCAATTTCATGCTAACAAAAATGACGACAGAGAAAAAGTCATATGAAGAAGTTTTAGCAGAAGCCCAAGCATTAGGTTTTGCAGAATCCGATCCAACAAATGATGTGGACGGCATTGATGCAGCGAGAAAAATGGTTATTATGACAAGACTTGCATTTGGTATGAATGTGAATTTAGATAATGTAGAAACTAGTGGTATCCGCGGAATTTCTCCAGAAGATATTGAAGTGGCATATCAATTAGGCTATAAAATTAAACTAGTAGGTACAGCAGAAGAAACAAATGGAACAGTTAATGTAAATGTCGGACCAGTGTTACTACCAAAAGCACATCCGCTTGCAGGCGTTAACTATGAAAATAATGCTGTATTTGTAACAGGTGCAGCCGTTGGGGAAACCATGTTTTATGGTCCCGGAGCTGGCGAATTACCAACAGCAACCAGTGTTGTTAGTGATTTAATTACCGTCGCAAAAAACAGCCGTCTAGGTACAAACGGCAATGCTTTCAATAGTTATAAACACGAAACGAAACATACGCCGAAAGAACAAGTTTTCTCAAAATATTATCTACGTCTAACAATGGATGATAAAACAGGAACTTTCCTTAAGTTAACACAAATTTTTGCAGAAGCAGGCGTCGGTTTTGATAAAATTTTACAACAACCATATGATGATTTTACAGCGACAGTTGTTATCGTCACACACTCAACAAGTCAAGCGCAATTAGAACAAGCTATTACTAGAGTGAAAAATGAGCCAGAAATGCAAATGCTCGCAAAATATTCCGTTGTGGAGGGTTAA
- a CDS encoding thymidine kinase, producing MAQLFFRYGSMNSGKTIEILKVAHNYEEQNKTVAIFTSGIDDRDQVGFISSRIGLKREATPIFSDTNIFEIVANIKPKPNCVLLDESQFLEKEHVFQLAKIVDDLNIPVIAYGLKNDFRNELFEGSKYLLLYADKLEEMKTICWFCAKKATMVLRVDDKGKPVYTGEQIMIGGNDHYYPVCRKCHANPPIK from the coding sequence ATGGCACAGTTATTTTTCCGTTATGGTTCCATGAATAGTGGGAAAACCATTGAAATTCTAAAAGTCGCACATAATTATGAAGAACAAAATAAAACAGTCGCTATCTTTACTTCAGGTATTGATGATAGAGACCAAGTAGGTTTCATTTCAAGTCGAATTGGACTGAAACGAGAAGCAACCCCTATTTTTAGTGACACAAATATTTTTGAAATCGTAGCGAATATTAAACCGAAACCAAATTGTGTTCTTTTAGATGAATCCCAATTTCTAGAAAAAGAACATGTTTTTCAATTAGCAAAAATAGTGGATGACTTAAATATCCCAGTAATTGCTTACGGTCTGAAAAATGATTTTAGAAATGAATTATTTGAAGGCTCGAAATACCTGCTGCTATACGCGGATAAATTAGAAGAAATGAAAACAATTTGCTGGTTTTGTGCAAAAAAAGCAACGATGGTTCTGCGCGTTGATGACAAAGGAAAACCAGTTTATACAGGCGAACAAATTATGATTGGCGGAAATGACCACTATTATCCAGTTTGTCGCAAATGCCATGCCAATCCACCAATAAAATAA
- the prmC gene encoding peptide chain release factor N(5)-glutamine methyltransferase, which translates to MTQINQLLKNAEAILLEKGLDQNAAEILLETRMGLTRSELWMEMSRELEPNHEKQFQEDFARYLAGEPVQYILKTAPFYGYDFLVTEDVLIPRPETEELVATAEAFLKKHPLRSLLDVCTGSGIIAIALKKAFPDMTVTASDISAAALAIAKKNSLLLNADVRFIETDLLESFKQNNERFDMIVANPPYISEAEKAEMSDYVLKNEPSIALFAENDGLAIYERFVDNLKYVLNPSFWVGVEIGYTQGERVKQLFEKSYPHATVLIHKDINSKDRYVTCSNILV; encoded by the coding sequence ATGACGCAAATTAATCAATTGCTAAAAAATGCAGAAGCCATCCTTCTTGAAAAAGGATTGGATCAAAATGCAGCGGAAATTTTACTAGAAACGAGAATGGGACTTACGCGTTCTGAACTTTGGATGGAAATGAGCCGCGAACTTGAACCGAATCACGAAAAACAGTTTCAAGAGGACTTTGCAAGATATTTAGCGGGAGAACCGGTTCAATATATTTTGAAGACAGCGCCTTTTTATGGATATGATTTTTTAGTAACAGAAGATGTGCTAATTCCACGACCTGAAACAGAGGAACTTGTAGCGACAGCAGAAGCTTTTTTAAAAAAACATCCGCTTAGGAGTTTGCTTGATGTTTGTACTGGAAGCGGGATTATTGCCATTGCGCTAAAAAAAGCATTTCCGGATATGACAGTGACAGCTTCGGATATATCGGCCGCAGCACTTGCGATTGCTAAAAAAAATTCTTTATTACTAAATGCCGATGTGCGTTTTATAGAAACTGATTTACTCGAATCCTTCAAACAAAATAACGAGCGATTTGATATGATTGTTGCTAATCCTCCATATATTTCTGAAGCCGAAAAAGCAGAAATGTCGGATTATGTATTAAAAAATGAGCCATCGATTGCTTTATTTGCCGAAAATGATGGGCTAGCAATTTATGAACGTTTTGTGGATAACTTAAAATATGTGCTGAATCCGTCCTTTTGGGTGGGTGTGGAGATAGGTTATACACAAGGTGAACGAGTAAAACAACTATTTGAAAAAAGTTATCCACACGCAACGGTCCTTATCCACAAAGATATTAATTCAAAAGATCGTTACGTAACATGCTCTAATATACTGGTATGA
- the prfA gene encoding peptide chain release factor 1: protein MYDRLQAVEDRYDELNELLSDPDVVSDPKRLRDLSKEQSGITATVETYREYKNVNEQIDETRELLGEKLDDEMREMAKEEFAELQKEKTELEERLKLLLVPKDPNDDKNVILEIRGAAGGDEAALFAGDLFRMYSKYAESRGWKVEIMDANPTGIGGYKEIIAMMNGNDAFSRMKYENGAHRVQRVPETESGGRIHTSTATVAILPEAEEVEIELHDKDIRTDTFASTGAGGQSVNTTMSAVRLTHIPTGIVVSMQDERSQLKNKDKAMKVLRARVYDKFEREAREEYDANRKSAVGTGDRSERIRTYNYPQNRVTDHRIGLTIQKLDQIMEGKLDEIIDALILEDQTSKLEHLNDAN from the coding sequence ATGTATGATCGATTACAGGCGGTGGAAGACCGTTACGATGAATTAAATGAATTATTAAGCGATCCAGATGTAGTATCTGATCCAAAGCGACTACGCGACCTTTCCAAAGAACAGTCAGGAATTACAGCAACAGTCGAAACCTACCGTGAATACAAAAACGTGAATGAACAAATTGATGAAACAAGAGAACTTTTAGGAGAAAAATTAGACGATGAAATGCGCGAAATGGCAAAAGAAGAATTCGCGGAACTTCAAAAAGAAAAAACTGAACTAGAAGAACGCCTAAAACTATTACTTGTTCCAAAAGATCCTAACGATGATAAAAACGTTATTTTAGAAATTCGCGGGGCAGCTGGAGGAGATGAAGCGGCTTTATTTGCAGGCGATTTATTCCGGATGTATAGCAAGTACGCTGAATCTCGCGGTTGGAAAGTCGAAATCATGGACGCTAACCCAACTGGTATTGGCGGTTACAAAGAAATTATTGCGATGATGAACGGCAATGATGCTTTTTCTCGTATGAAATATGAAAATGGGGCTCACCGTGTTCAACGTGTTCCAGAAACCGAATCTGGTGGCCGAATTCATACTTCCACAGCGACAGTAGCCATTTTGCCAGAAGCGGAAGAAGTGGAGATTGAGCTACACGACAAAGATATTCGCACAGATACATTTGCTTCTACTGGTGCAGGTGGTCAAAGTGTCAATACGACGATGTCAGCAGTCCGACTAACACATATTCCAACCGGGATTGTTGTTTCGATGCAAGATGAACGTTCCCAGTTAAAAAACAAAGATAAAGCGATGAAAGTATTGCGCGCACGTGTTTACGATAAATTTGAACGTGAAGCTCGCGAAGAATATGATGCAAACCGTAAATCGGCTGTAGGAACTGGTGACCGTTCAGAGCGAATCCGTACTTACAATTATCCGCAAAACCGCGTAACCGATCACCGTATTGGCTTGACTATCCAAAAACTAGATCAAATTATGGAAGGTAAACTCGATGAAATCATTGATGCACTTATCCTAGAAGATCAAACAAGTAAATTGGAGCATTTAAATGACGCAAATTAA
- a CDS encoding type B 50S ribosomal protein L31, with product MKTGIHPEYRPVVFVDTSTDFKFLSGSTKSSSETIKWEDGNEYPLLRVEISSDSHPFYTGKQKHATADGRVDRFNKKYGLK from the coding sequence ATGAAAACTGGAATTCATCCTGAGTACCGTCCAGTGGTATTTGTTGATACTAGTACTGATTTCAAATTTTTGTCAGGTTCTACTAAGAGCTCAAGCGAAACAATTAAATGGGAAGATGGCAACGAGTATCCATTACTTCGTGTCGAAATCTCTTCTGATTCGCACCCGTTCTATACTGGTAAACAAAAACATGCGACTGCAGACGGCCGTGTGGACCGCTTCAACAAAAAATACGGTCTCAAATAA
- a CDS encoding DUF6056 family protein has translation MINSIKKDGVKIGIFSFIVFLFYLYLSYCTPLTHDDWTWGIRLGMNRFYDGFKDYNGRYFGNICELIITRVDWFRFLIMGVFGAAIVVIPLLIAKATKLTIAFLSLFLMLGVSSDMFSSTFAWAAGFANYNTATICILVYLLIVKNIFYEKNPSYSVWLVIFAVPLGIGSQLFVEHATIYNVFAGAFVIIYSFMKFRKFFYFHIVYLISALIGAVIMFSNGAYVKIFTGADNYRTIDTDMGIFEKIYSIFSTSMYKFLIMNNILLNFALAIFCIFLLVKIGTNLPIWKVWVKNIFMVILTIYPFYRPLIVDRMQLSIFTDVAKTSELEAWISLLFYLTILFTIILFFRKSSLKVELSFYLISAVFVAGPLFFVTPFGSRCFIISYTFFVLFIIRLLVYFVDERYVNLNAISVPIITLSLSLVVAYGIIFAQIKISDNDRMDSIQKQIDEGKKVVTVKPLKHEKFLWNSRLMIPGFQADNFKIFFNLPKDIELKNAPK, from the coding sequence ATGATAAATAGCATAAAAAAAGATGGCGTCAAGATTGGAATTTTTAGTTTTATTGTTTTTTTGTTTTACTTATATCTGTCTTATTGTACCCCGTTAACTCATGATGACTGGACTTGGGGCATACGACTTGGAATGAATCGTTTTTATGATGGTTTTAAAGACTATAATGGTCGTTATTTTGGTAATATATGTGAATTAATAATTACTAGAGTAGATTGGTTCCGCTTTTTAATCATGGGAGTATTTGGAGCTGCAATAGTAGTAATACCCCTTTTAATTGCAAAAGCAACAAAGTTAACTATCGCTTTTCTAAGTCTATTCTTGATGCTAGGTGTTTCCAGTGATATGTTTTCTTCTACTTTTGCGTGGGCAGCTGGTTTTGCTAACTATAATACTGCAACGATTTGTATTTTAGTATATTTACTAATTGTGAAGAATATTTTTTATGAAAAAAATCCTAGTTATTCAGTTTGGTTGGTAATATTTGCTGTTCCACTTGGAATTGGCTCTCAATTGTTTGTAGAACATGCTACAATTTATAATGTATTTGCTGGTGCGTTTGTTATAATTTATAGCTTTATGAAATTTAGAAAGTTCTTTTATTTCCATATTGTATACCTTATTTCAGCCCTCATCGGAGCAGTTATAATGTTTTCTAATGGTGCCTATGTAAAAATATTTACTGGCGCAGATAATTATCGAACAATTGATACTGATATGGGAATTTTTGAAAAAATTTATTCAATTTTCTCAACTAGCATGTATAAGTTTTTAATTATGAACAATATTTTATTGAACTTTGCATTGGCTATATTTTGTATTTTCTTGTTAGTGAAAATTGGAACTAATCTACCTATTTGGAAGGTATGGGTTAAAAACATTTTCATGGTAATACTAACTATATATCCTTTCTATCGACCACTTATTGTTGATAGAATGCAGTTAAGTATTTTTACGGATGTAGCTAAGACTTCAGAACTTGAAGCTTGGATTTCATTATTATTTTACTTAACTATTCTATTTACTATCATTTTATTTTTCCGAAAGAGTTCTTTAAAAGTGGAGCTAAGTTTTTATCTAATTTCTGCAGTATTCGTTGCAGGACCGTTATTCTTTGTAACTCCTTTTGGATCAAGATGTTTTATTATTTCCTATACATTTTTTGTTTTATTTATTATACGACTTCTTGTTTATTTTGTGGATGAGAGATATGTTAATCTAAATGCTATCAGTGTTCCGATTATAACGCTTTCTTTATCTTTAGTAGTCGCGTATGGTATTATTTTTGCTCAAATAAAAATATCTGATAATGACAGAATGGATAGTATTCAAAAACAAATTGACGAAGGTAAAAAAGTGGTAACTGTTAAACCACTAAAACATGAGAAATTCTTATGGAATAGTAGGTTAATGATTCCTGGATTCCAAGCAGATAACTTCAAGATTTTCTTTAACTTACCTAAAGATATAGAACTTAAAAATGCGCCTAAGTAA
- the thrC gene encoding threonine synthase → MYKGLLEKYKEYLPVTEKTPMISLAEGNTPLIPLPNLSKELGVTLYGKYEGLNPTGSFKDRGMVMAVAKAKEEGAEAVICASTGNTSAAAAAYATRAGLKAYIVIPEGKVALGKLAQAVMYGADIISIQGNFDEALKSVRELAETEAVTLVNSVNPYRLEGQKTAAFEICEQLGSAPDVLAIPVGNAGNISAYWKGFKEWNEANASGLPRMHGFEAEGAAAIVQGKPIDNPETIATAIRIGNPASWELAEAARDESGGYIHSVTDDEIVNAYKKIAAQDGVFIEPGSAASLAGVIQHVANGTIKQGEKVVCVFTGNGLKDPDTAMSVHEIPISHVDDIEAMRTHLRSGVKA, encoded by the coding sequence ATGTATAAAGGTTTACTAGAAAAATATAAAGAATATCTACCAGTAACTGAAAAAACGCCAATGATCTCACTTGCGGAAGGAAACACACCACTTATCCCATTACCAAATTTATCAAAAGAACTTGGAGTAACTTTATATGGAAAATATGAAGGGTTAAATCCAACTGGTTCTTTTAAAGACCGCGGAATGGTTATGGCTGTGGCTAAAGCGAAAGAAGAAGGTGCGGAAGCGGTTATTTGTGCATCGACTGGGAATACTTCAGCAGCGGCGGCGGCATATGCAACACGTGCCGGATTAAAAGCATATATTGTTATCCCAGAAGGTAAAGTTGCTCTAGGAAAATTAGCGCAAGCAGTCATGTATGGCGCTGATATTATCTCGATTCAAGGTAATTTTGATGAAGCTTTAAAATCTGTTCGTGAACTTGCTGAAACAGAAGCAGTAACGCTTGTAAACTCAGTAAATCCTTATCGTTTAGAAGGCCAAAAAACGGCTGCATTCGAAATCTGTGAGCAATTAGGTTCTGCTCCAGATGTTCTTGCAATTCCAGTCGGTAACGCCGGAAATATTTCTGCATACTGGAAAGGTTTTAAAGAGTGGAATGAGGCAAACGCTTCTGGACTTCCACGGATGCATGGATTTGAAGCAGAAGGAGCGGCTGCAATTGTCCAAGGGAAACCGATTGATAACCCGGAAACAATTGCAACAGCGATTCGTATCGGAAATCCAGCTAGTTGGGAGCTTGCAGAAGCAGCTCGCGACGAATCTGGCGGATACATCCATTCTGTAACAGATGATGAAATTGTTAATGCTTATAAAAAAATCGCAGCGCAAGATGGAGTCTTCATCGAGCCAGGTTCTGCTGCATCATTAGCTGGAGTTATTCAACATGTGGCGAATGGAACAATTAAACAAGGGGAAAAAGTCGTTTGTGTCTTTACTGGAAATGGCTTAAAAGATCCAGATACAGCAATGAGCGTACATGAAATTCCGATTTCCCATGTAGATGATATTGAAGCAATGCGTACACATTTACGTTCAGGAGTGAAAGCTTAA
- the gtcA gene encoding cell wall teichoic acid glycosylation protein GtcA, giving the protein MSRVRQLLDKLPWYTDNIHSILMYLIMGGFTTLINIVTFWLCTDVLNWDYRIANTIAWVASVLFAYFSNKKYVFESYTPTWKEKAREVSSFFGFRFLTYIVDFLVMILLISGLGINELWAKIWTNVIVLILNYVFSKWIIFKVRK; this is encoded by the coding sequence ATGAGTAGAGTAAGGCAGTTGCTAGACAAATTACCATGGTATACAGACAATATACATAGTATTTTGATGTATCTAATTATGGGTGGATTTACAACACTTATAAATATTGTAACTTTTTGGTTATGTACAGATGTATTAAACTGGGATTATAGAATTGCGAATACTATAGCATGGGTAGCATCTGTACTGTTTGCATATTTTTCTAATAAAAAATATGTCTTCGAAAGCTACACACCTACTTGGAAAGAAAAGGCGAGAGAAGTATCCTCTTTCTTTGGCTTTAGATTTTTAACATATATTGTTGATTTCTTAGTAATGATTCTGTTAATTAGTGGACTAGGAATAAATGAACTATGGGCAAAGATATGGACAAATGTAATAGTATTAATATTAAATTATGTATTTAGTAAATGGATTATTTTTAAAGTGAGAAAATAA